In a single window of the Microbacterium sp. SL75 genome:
- a CDS encoding PAC2 family protein has protein sequence MDALGRRIIVAAFDGWNDAGEAASAAAAMLRADVEYAVVHTVDPELYFDYQYTRPQVGLDAEGRRTLSWPEATLLRPVERSDDAEIWLLVGVEPARAWQAFAAEFIDVALREDVSGFVALGSMMSDVPHTRPISVFAGSDNEAVRQSLSLERSLYEGPVGILSAIGHVSETVGIPTASLWASVPHYVAGHTPSPKATLALLEKLESITGIAVPRGDLENESRLWEASIDAAAADDEEMSEYIRQLEQTRDTWDSPEASGDAIAQEFERYLRRGGEGPTKPGRDDPPRR, from the coding sequence GTGGACGCACTGGGTCGCCGGATCATCGTCGCCGCGTTCGACGGGTGGAACGATGCCGGAGAAGCCGCGTCGGCGGCAGCGGCGATGCTGCGAGCCGACGTCGAGTACGCGGTCGTCCACACGGTCGACCCCGAACTGTACTTCGACTACCAGTACACGCGCCCGCAGGTCGGATTGGACGCCGAGGGGCGTCGCACCCTGAGCTGGCCCGAGGCCACGCTGCTGCGTCCCGTCGAACGCTCCGACGACGCCGAGATCTGGCTCCTCGTGGGCGTCGAGCCCGCCCGCGCCTGGCAGGCGTTCGCCGCCGAGTTCATCGACGTCGCCCTGCGCGAGGACGTCTCGGGCTTCGTCGCGCTCGGCTCGATGATGTCCGATGTACCCCACACGCGCCCCATCTCGGTGTTCGCCGGCAGCGACAACGAGGCCGTGCGCCAGTCCCTGTCGCTCGAACGGAGCCTGTACGAGGGGCCGGTCGGCATCCTGAGCGCCATCGGTCACGTCTCGGAGACCGTGGGCATCCCGACCGCGAGCCTGTGGGCGAGCGTGCCGCACTACGTCGCCGGGCACACGCCCTCGCCCAAGGCCACCCTGGCCCTGCTCGAGAAGCTCGAGTCGATCACGGGCATCGCCGTTCCGCGGGGAGACCTCGAGAACGAGTCGCGCCTGTGGGAGGCGTCGATCGATGCGGCAGCGGCCGACGACGAGGAGATGAGCGAGTACATCCGCCAGCTCGAGCAGACGCGTGACACGTGGGACTCCCCCGAGGCGTCCGGAGACGCCATCGCCCAGGAGTTCGAGCGCTACCTGCGCCGCGGCGGCGAAGGCCCCACCAAGCCCGGCCGCGACGACCCGCCCCGCCGCTGA
- a CDS encoding undecaprenyl-diphosphate phosphatase: protein MHIFEVIVLGLVQGLTEFLPISSSAHLRIVGEFLPSKTDPGATFTAITQIGTELAVLIYFRKKIVRVISRWFGSLTGKVPRTDPDARMGWLVIIGTLPIALLGVLLQSLIRDNFRSLWITAVVLIVFGILLGLADHYGKRRRELDDLTYPHGVAFGVAQALALVPGVSRSGATTTLGRALGYKRTAAAEYSFLLAVPAVFASGFFELYKSFDEGTGPYTLGETALATVIAFVVGYLVIAFLMQYLKRGSFLPFVIYRVALGVLIMVLLTLGVLPAYSAITG, encoded by the coding sequence ATGCATATCTTCGAGGTCATCGTCCTCGGGCTCGTCCAGGGCCTCACCGAGTTCCTCCCCATCTCCTCGAGCGCCCACCTGCGCATCGTGGGGGAGTTCCTCCCGTCGAAGACCGACCCCGGCGCGACGTTCACCGCCATCACCCAGATCGGCACCGAGCTCGCGGTGCTGATCTACTTCCGCAAGAAGATCGTCCGGGTCATCTCACGATGGTTCGGCTCGCTCACCGGCAAGGTGCCCCGCACCGACCCCGACGCCCGCATGGGCTGGCTGGTCATCATCGGCACACTGCCGATCGCGTTGCTCGGCGTGCTGCTGCAGAGCCTCATCCGCGACAACTTCCGGAGTCTGTGGATCACCGCGGTGGTGCTCATCGTCTTCGGCATCCTGCTCGGTCTCGCCGACCACTACGGAAAGCGTCGTCGCGAGCTCGACGACCTGACCTACCCGCACGGTGTCGCCTTCGGCGTCGCCCAGGCCCTCGCCCTCGTTCCCGGGGTCTCGCGTTCGGGAGCGACCACGACCCTCGGTCGTGCCCTCGGCTACAAGCGCACCGCCGCCGCGGAGTACTCGTTCCTCCTCGCGGTGCCGGCGGTCTTCGCCAGCGGGTTCTTCGAGTTGTACAAGAGCTTCGACGAGGGCACCGGCCCGTACACCCTGGGTGAGACCGCGCTGGCGACCGTCATCGCGTTCGTCGTCGGCTACCTCGTGATCGCCTTCCTCATGCAGTACCTCAAGCGCGGCAGCTTCCTGCCGTTCGTGATCTATCGCGTCGCTCTCGGCGTGCTGATCATGGTGCTGCTGACGCTCGGTGTGCTGCCGGCGTACTCCGCCATCACCGGCTGA